The following coding sequences lie in one Paramisgurnus dabryanus chromosome 16, PD_genome_1.1, whole genome shotgun sequence genomic window:
- the clk4a gene encoding dual specificity protein kinase CLK4 isoform X2 codes for MNSLDCDKRYACVRMSDWFDHHGHVCIAFELLGLSTYDFLKENNFQPFSINQIRHMAYQIIRAVRFLHKNKLTHTDLKPENILFINSEYDIKYNPKMKRDERTLKNPDVKVVDFGNATYDHEHHTSVVSTRHYRAPEVILDLGWNHSCDVWSLGCILVEYYLGSTLFQTHDSKEHLAMMERVLGPIPTQMLQKTRKHRFVRHDKLDWDIHSSAGRYVRKQCKPLRQYMTTCSSDHEQLFDLIERMLEFDVTKRITLSEALKHPFFDCLKKIK; via the exons ATGAACTCGCTCGACTGTGATAAACGATA TGCATGCGTGCGGATGTCTGACTGGTTTGATCACCACGGGCATGTGTGCATCGCCTTTGAGCTGCTGGGTTTGAGCACATACGATTTTCTAAAGGAAAACAACTTTCAGCCCTTCTCAATCAACCAAATTAGACACATGGCCTACCAGATCATCAGAGCGGTCAGAT TTCTTCACAAGAATAAATTGACACACACCGACCTGAAACCGGAGAACATCCTCTTCATCAATTCCGAATATGACATCAAGTACAACCCAAAAATG AAGAGGGATGAGAGAACGCTGAAGAATCCTGACGTGAAAGTTGTCGATTTTGGAAATGCAACTTATGACCACGAGCATCACACATCTGTGGTGTCCACACGGCATTACAGAGCCCCAGAGGTTATTCTTG ATTTGGGCTGGAATCATTCCTGCGACGTGTGGAGTCTGGGATGCATTCTTGTCGAGTATTATCTCGGATCAACTTTATTTCAG ACACATGACAGTAAAGAACATCTAGCTATGATGGAGCGAGTGCTCGGCCCCATACCAACCCAAATGCTGCAGAAAACAAG GAAGCACAGATTTGTTCGTCATGATAAACTGGATTGGGACATTCACAGCTCCGCAGGACGTTACGTCAGAAAGCAGTGCAAGCCATTGAGa CAATACATGACGACCTGCAGTTCAGATCACGAGCAGCTCTTTGATCTCATCGAGAGGATGCTTGAATTCGATGTCACAAAGCGGATCACACTGAGCGAAGCTCTCAAGCATCCGTTCTTTGACTGTTTAAAGAAGATCAAGTAG